One genomic window of Cyanobacteria bacterium GSL.Bin1 includes the following:
- a CDS encoding alpha-D-glucose phosphate-specific phosphoglucomutase encodes MNIRTVATQPFDDQKPGTSGLRKRVSTFQKPHYLENFIQSIFNSLDNYQGQRLILGGDGRYYNRTAIQTILKMAAANGVGRVLVGQGGILSTPAASCLIRKYQAFGGIILSASHNPGGPEGDFGVKFNTPNGGPAPADVTEAIFAKSKQISEYKVLEADEINLDQKGEYQLGEMIVEVVDAVADYADLMASIFDFGAIRNLLSGGFRMVMDSLHAVTGPYAKEILENRLQAPAGTVRNGEPLEDFGGGHPDPNLVYARELVDIMYGNNAPQFGAASDGDGDRNMILGDHFFVTPSDSLAILAANATLVPGYAQGITGVARSMPTSQAADRVAKQLGIACYETPTGWKFFGNLLDAGKVTLCGEESFGTGSNHVREKDGLWAILFWLNIIAKREQSVEEIVKEHWQTYGRTYYSRHDYEEVDKDPANTLMDQLRSRLPQLPGQKFNGYEIDLADDFSYTDPIDGSVAQKQGIRLVFKDGSRIVFRLSGTGTHGATLRVYLERYESNQAQQNQDTQAALADLINIADEIAQIKTLTGRDQPSVIT; translated from the coding sequence ATGAATATTCGTACCGTTGCCACACAACCGTTCGACGATCAAAAACCGGGAACGTCTGGACTCCGCAAGCGGGTTTCTACTTTCCAAAAACCACATTACTTAGAAAACTTCATTCAATCAATCTTTAATAGCCTCGACAACTACCAAGGGCAACGACTCATTTTAGGTGGAGATGGTCGCTACTATAACCGCACTGCTATTCAAACCATTCTCAAAATGGCTGCTGCCAACGGCGTGGGGCGTGTTTTAGTGGGGCAAGGGGGAATTCTCTCCACACCGGCTGCATCTTGCCTGATCCGTAAATATCAAGCCTTTGGCGGCATTATTTTATCGGCCAGTCATAACCCTGGCGGTCCTGAAGGTGACTTTGGTGTTAAATTTAATACGCCCAATGGTGGACCAGCCCCTGCTGATGTTACAGAAGCAATTTTTGCTAAAAGTAAACAAATTAGCGAGTACAAAGTACTTGAAGCCGATGAGATTAATCTCGATCAGAAAGGGGAATACCAACTGGGCGAGATGATCGTAGAAGTGGTCGATGCCGTTGCCGATTATGCTGATTTGATGGCATCAATCTTTGACTTTGGCGCGATTCGGAATTTACTCAGTGGTGGGTTTCGGATGGTTATGGACTCGCTTCATGCGGTAACGGGTCCCTACGCCAAAGAAATTTTAGAAAATCGCTTGCAAGCGCCAGCAGGAACAGTGCGGAATGGAGAACCTTTAGAAGATTTTGGGGGCGGACACCCAGACCCAAATTTGGTTTATGCCCGCGAGTTAGTAGATATTATGTATGGGAATAATGCGCCACAGTTTGGGGCTGCTTCCGATGGTGACGGCGATCGCAACATGATTTTAGGGGATCACTTTTTTGTCACCCCTAGTGATAGTTTGGCAATTTTGGCAGCCAATGCAACCTTAGTTCCCGGCTATGCCCAAGGAATTACGGGTGTGGCGCGATCAATGCCCACCTCCCAAGCCGCCGATCGCGTTGCGAAACAACTGGGAATTGCTTGTTATGAAACGCCCACCGGCTGGAAGTTTTTTGGCAATCTCCTTGATGCCGGCAAAGTGACCCTCTGTGGTGAAGAAAGCTTTGGTACCGGTTCTAACCATGTACGGGAAAAAGACGGATTGTGGGCAATTTTATTCTGGTTGAATATTATTGCTAAGCGTGAACAAAGTGTAGAAGAAATTGTCAAAGAACACTGGCAAACTTACGGACGCACCTATTATTCCCGCCATGACTACGAAGAGGTCGATAAAGATCCGGCAAATACCTTAATGGATCAGCTGCGATCGCGCTTACCTCAACTCCCCGGACAAAAATTCAATGGCTATGAGATTGATCTCGCTGACGATTTTAGCTACACTGACCCGATCGATGGCAGTGTTGCCCAAAAACAAGGCATTCGTCTGGTCTTTAAGGATGGCTCACGGATTGTCTTTCGTCTCTCGGGAACGGGAACTCACGGTGCCACTTTGCGGGTTTACTTAGAACGCTATGAATCCAATCAAGCACAGCAAAATCAAGATACCCAAGCTGCCCTTGCTGACTTGATTAACATCGCAGATGAAATTGCTCAAATTAAAACTCTAACCGGGCGCGATCAACCTTCTGTCATCACTTAA